A genome region from Trachemys scripta elegans isolate TJP31775 chromosome 2, CAS_Tse_1.0, whole genome shotgun sequence includes the following:
- the SNAI2 gene encoding zinc finger protein SNAI2, producing the protein MPRSFLVKKHFNSSKKPNYSKLDTHTVIISPYLYESYPMPIIPQPEILSSVAYNPITVWTTTGLLPSPLPNDLSPLSGYPSSLGRVSPPPPSDTSSKDHSGSESPISDEEERIQSKLSDPHAIEAEKFQCSLCNKTYSTFSGLAKHKQLHCDAQSRKSFSCKYCDKEYVSLGALKMHIRTHTLPCVCKICGKAFSRPWLLQGHIRTHTGEKPFSCPHCNRAFADRSNLRAHLQTHSDVKKYQCKNCSKTFSRMSLLHKHEESGCCVAH; encoded by the exons ATGCCACGATCTTTCCTGGTCAAGAAGCATTTCAATTCATCCAAGAAGCCAAATTACAGCAAACTGGACACTCATACAG tGATCATTTCCCCATACCTGTATGAGAGCTATCCAATGCCTATCATACCACAGCCAGAGATCCTGAGCTCAGTAGCTTACAATCCAATTACTGTGTGGACTACAACTGGGCTGCTACCATCCCCGTTACCCAATGacctctctcctctttctggaTACCCCTCATCCTTGGGAAGAGTCagtccacctccaccctctgacacCTCATCCAAGGATCACAGTGGCTCAGAAAGTCCCATTAGCGATGAAGAAGAGAGAATCCAGTCAAAGCTTTCAGATCCCCATGCAATTGAAGCTGAAAAGTTTCAGTGCAGTTTATGCAACAAGACCTATTCAACTTTCTCTGGGCTGGCCAAACATAAGCAACTGCACTGTGATGCCCAGTCTAGGAAATCGTTCAGCTGCAAATACTGTGACAAGGAGTATGTAAGCCTGGGAGCCCTTAAGATGCATATCAGGACCCACACACTACCTTGTGTCTGCAAGATCTGTGGAAAAGCTTTCTCTAGACCATGGTTACTTCAAGGACACATCAGAACTCACACGG GAGAGAAGCCTTTTTCATGCCCTCATTGCAACAGAGCATTTGCAGACAGATCGAACCTGAGGGCTCATCTGCAGACCCATTCAGATGTGAAGAAATACCAGTGCAAAAATTGCTCCAAAACTTTCTCCAGAATGTCTCTTCTGCACAAACATGAGGAATCTGGCTGCTGTGTAGCACACTGA